The Campylobacter concisus sequence TCACTCCAGGCATGATCTGGGGATTTATCATCTTTGTCTGCTTTGTGCTTTGGTATGCTTATATCTTTAGAAGTATCAGGAAAAAAGAGGAGAGCTTGCTTAGCAAAAAAGATGGCGCATTTGAGATAGAAAGCGTGCTAAATCAAAACACTATGCCAGTCATTTCAAACGTGAGATTTAGCGATGTAGCTGGTATTAGTGAGGTCAAAAGCGAGCTTAGCGAGATAGTTGATTTTCTAAAAAATCCACAAAAATATAGAAATTTTGGTATCAAAATGCCAAAAGGTGTACTAATGATCGGCCCTCCAGGCGTTGGTAAGACGCTTGTGGCAAAGGCAGTTGCTGGTGAGGCAAATGTGCCATTTTTTTATCAAAATGGTGCAAGCTTTGTTCAAATTTATGTCGGCATGGGCGCAAAGAGAGTACGAGAGCTTTTTAGTAGAGCCAAGTCCTATGCGCCCTCAATCATCTTTATCGATGAGATAGATGCTGTTGGTAAGAGCAGGGGTGGGACTAGAAACGACGAGCGAGAAGCTACGCTAAATCAGCTACTAACTGAGATGGATGGCTTTGAAGATAACTCAGGTGTCATCGTCATAGCTGCTACAAATAGGATCGAAATGATCGATGAGGCGCTGCTTAGATCAGGGCGTTTTGATAGGAGAATTTTTCTTTCGATGCCTGATTTCAACGACAGAGTGGCTATTTTAAATACCTATTTAAAAGATAAAAAGTGCGATGTTTCAGCCGAAGATATCGCTAGGATGAGCGTTGGCTTTTCAGGTGCTGCACTTAGCACACTTGTAAATGAAGCTGCGATAAATGCTCTAAGAAATAAT is a genomic window containing:
- a CDS encoding ATP-dependent metallopeptidase FtsH/Yme1/Tma family protein, with the protein product MKLSQMPIMQKFKFNKKNILIIAAIALISVLLFAVSKEPRNITYSQYMQLMDGNFIDRAVIDDDEVVLYAQNNRFSIIKEGIDLKELIKKVPVEKTKQYITPGMIWGFIIFVCFVLWYAYIFRSIRKKEESLLSKKDGAFEIESVLNQNTMPVISNVRFSDVAGISEVKSELSEIVDFLKNPQKYRNFGIKMPKGVLMIGPPGVGKTLVAKAVAGEANVPFFYQNGASFVQIYVGMGAKRVRELFSRAKSYAPSIIFIDEIDAVGKSRGGTRNDEREATLNQLLTEMDGFEDNSGVIVIAATNRIEMIDEALLRSGRFDRRIFLSMPDFNDRVAILNTYLKDKKCDVSAEDIARMSVGFSGAALSTLVNEAAINALRNNESVLKIRDFEAVLNKVLLGKKKVLSYSESEKKIQAVYQGAKALSAYWFDVKFEKISLIEDRFMATEQEIESKSQMISRIKVLISGMCKLEIDENDIFSNSSSDLNLAKEIASKMVYEYGMGSSFVPNPNDVEEILKQAKEEIMSFLKGTNEQIAKISSYLLAYESVDKETLAKILNENY